The DNA segment cctgttgatcagctgctgcCAACTTGACGGAAGgttcctgctcctgttgatcagctgctgcCAACTTGGCGAACAGCTCCTGCTCCtattgatcagctgccgccttcatggcagacagctaatgctcctgttcatcagctgccgccttcatggcagacggctcctgctcctgttgatccgctgccgccaacttgacggacagctcctgctcctgttcatcagctgccgccttcatggcagacaattcctgctcctgttcatcagctgccgccttcatggcaaacagctcctgctcctgttcatcagctgccgccttcatggcagacagctcctactcctgttgatcagctgccgccttcatggcagacagctcctgctcctgttcatcagctgccgccttcatggcagacagttcttgctcctgttcatcagctgccaccttcatggcagacagctcctgctcctgttgatcagctgccgccttcatggcagacagctcctgctcctgttcatcagctgccgtCAACTTGGcaaacagctcctgctcctgttcatcagctgccgccttcatggcagacagctcctgctcctgttgatcagctgccgccttcatggcagacaactcctgctcctgttgatcagctgccgccttcatggcaaaaagctcctgctcctgttcatcagctgccgccttcatggcagacagttcctgctcctgttgatcagctgccgccttcatggcagacagctcctgctcctgttcatcagctgctgccttcatggcagacagctcctgttCCTGTTGATCAgttgccgccttcatggcagacagctcctgctcctgtccATCAGCTGCCGTCAACTTAGcgaacagctcctgctcctgttgatcagctgccgccttcatggcagacagctcctgctcctgttgatcagctgccgccttcgtGGCAGACGGCTCCTGTTCccgatgatcagctgccgccttcatagcagacagctcctgctcctgttgatcagctgccaccttcatggc comes from the Penaeus vannamei isolate JL-2024 chromosome 8, ASM4276789v1, whole genome shotgun sequence genome and includes:
- the LOC138862322 gene encoding uncharacterized abhydrolase domain-containing protein DDB_G0269086-like; translated protein: MKAAADQQEQELTDKKAATDQQKQELSAMKVAADQQEQELSAMKVAADQQEQELSAMKAAADHREQEPSATKAAADQQEQELSAMKAAADQQEQELFAKLTAADGQEQELSAMKAATDQQEQELSAMKAAADEQEQELSAMKAEQELSAMKAAADEQEQELFAKLTAADEQEQELSAMKAEQELFAKLAAADQQEQEPSVKLAAADQQE